Proteins encoded together in one Sulfitobacter pontiacus window:
- the ccmI gene encoding c-type cytochrome biogenesis protein CcmI, producing MSFWIIAAAGAALVTVLLARALTRGASAPAETGAAHDVQVYRDQLAEVERDVARGVLPEADAIRVRTEISRRILAADAAGQNTPAASGTPSPIVIVVIALVLLGGSLGLYWQLGAPGYGDLALQDRIARAEDMRRNRPDQATAEAELPAADLPPELSPEYEALLTRLRETVAARPDDVQGHVLLAQNEARVGNYAAAAAAQGKVVRLKGADASIDDVSGYAELLVMAAGGYVSPEAEAVLRAVLTRDVENGTARYYWGLMLVQTGRPDLAFRMWDGLLRRGPEDAPWIAPILAQITPIATMAGVDYTVPEIGSGALRGPSAGDIDAAQDMTPAERMEMIGGMVESLSSRLASQGGPVEDWARLITSLGVLGETARARAIFENAVEVFADDPAAMDDIQRAGERAGVTE from the coding sequence ATGAGTTTCTGGATCATCGCCGCCGCCGGTGCCGCCCTTGTGACCGTGTTGCTGGCGCGTGCCCTGACCCGTGGGGCCAGCGCGCCAGCCGAGACCGGTGCCGCCCATGATGTGCAGGTCTATCGCGACCAGCTGGCCGAGGTTGAACGCGATGTCGCGCGCGGGGTGTTGCCCGAAGCCGACGCCATCCGCGTGCGCACCGAAATCTCGCGCCGTATTCTGGCCGCGGATGCTGCCGGACAAAATACTCCCGCCGCAAGTGGCACGCCGTCGCCTATCGTCATCGTGGTGATCGCGCTGGTCTTGCTGGGCGGGAGCCTTGGGCTCTACTGGCAGTTGGGTGCGCCGGGCTATGGGGATCTGGCATTGCAGGACCGTATCGCGCGGGCCGAAGACATGCGCCGGAACCGACCCGATCAGGCCACCGCCGAGGCAGAGCTGCCCGCCGCCGATTTGCCGCCCGAGCTCAGCCCCGAATATGAAGCGCTGCTGACCCGCCTGCGCGAAACGGTTGCCGCGCGGCCCGATGATGTGCAGGGCCATGTCCTGCTGGCCCAGAACGAGGCGCGCGTTGGCAACTATGCCGCCGCCGCCGCCGCGCAGGGCAAGGTGGTGCGCCTCAAGGGGGCGGATGCCTCGATTGACGATGTGTCGGGCTATGCGGAGCTGCTGGTGATGGCGGCAGGGGGCTATGTCTCGCCCGAAGCCGAGGCGGTGTTGCGCGCGGTGCTGACCCGTGATGTCGAAAACGGCACGGCGCGGTATTATTGGGGGCTGATGCTGGTGCAAACCGGGCGCCCTGATCTGGCGTTCCGCATGTGGGACGGGTTGCTGCGCCGCGGCCCCGAAGATGCCCCGTGGATCGCGCCAATCCTGGCGCAGATCACCCCAATCGCCACGATGGCCGGTGTGGACTATACCGTGCCCGAAATTGGTAGCGGCGCGCTGCGCGGCCCCTCGGCCGGAGATATCGACGCGGCGCAGGATATGACCCCTGCCGAACGGATGGAGATGATCGGCGGCATGGTCGAAAGCCTGTCGTCGCGGCTTGCCAGCCAGGGCGGGCCGGTCGAGGATTGGGCGCGGTTGATCACGTCGCTTGGCGTGCTGGGGGAAACGGCACGGGCGCGGGCGATTTTCGAGAATGCGGTAGAGGTCTTTGCCGATGACCCCGCCGCGATGGATGATATTCAACGCGCGGGCGAACGCGCCGGGGTGACCGAATGA
- a CDS encoding sarcosine oxidase subunit delta, giving the protein MLTLTCPNCGITAEETEFHAGGEAHLKRFGPGSSDSDFEKYLFMRENPKGVHFERWRHVYGCGKWFHAARDTMTLEVFGTYTAQTSTVPQEIIDKIQDRRPDWQAAAAP; this is encoded by the coding sequence ATGCTGACCCTGACATGCCCCAACTGCGGCATCACCGCCGAGGAAACCGAATTCCACGCGGGCGGCGAGGCGCATCTGAAACGTTTTGGTCCGGGGTCCTCTGACAGCGACTTCGAAAAATACCTGTTCATGCGGGAAAATCCCAAGGGCGTGCATTTTGAACGCTGGCGGCATGTCTATGGCTGTGGCAAATGGTTCCACGCCGCGCGCGATACCATGACGCTCGAAGTCTTCGGCACCTATACCGCCCAGACCAGCACGGTCCCGCAAGAGATCATCGACAAGATACAGGACCGTCGCCCCGATTGGCAGGCCGCCGCCGCCCCATGA
- a CDS encoding sarcosine oxidase subunit beta family protein, protein MKKYSAFAVARESLRHHTGWQRAWRDAQPKKRYDVIIVGAGGHGLATAYYLGKNFGITNVAILEKGWLGGGNTGRNTTIIRSNYLQDPSAAIYEKARSLYETMSQDLNYNVMFSPRGVIMLAQTHHEVRGYQRTAHANALQGVQTEFIGPEKVKELVPIINIDGPRYPVLGGLWQRRGGTARHDAVAWGYARACSDMGMDVIQKCEVTGIRQENGKVTGVSTNRGDIDCDKLGMVVAGHSGHLADMAGFRLPIESVALQALVSEPIKPCMDVVVMANTVHGYMSQSDKGEMVIGGGTDGYNNYTQRGSFHHIEETVRALVETFPMVSRLKMLRQWGGIVDVTGDRSPILSKTPVEGVFVNCGWGTGGFKAIPGSGWAMAELMAKGRSPLTDAFGLNRFQEGRFIDESVAAGVAH, encoded by the coding sequence ATGAAGAAATACTCAGCCTTTGCCGTCGCCCGCGAATCCCTGCGCCATCATACCGGCTGGCAGCGGGCCTGGCGCGATGCGCAGCCGAAGAAACGCTATGACGTGATCATCGTCGGGGCCGGGGGGCATGGTCTGGCGACGGCCTACTACCTGGGTAAAAACTTCGGCATCACCAATGTCGCCATTCTGGAAAAAGGCTGGCTTGGGGGCGGCAACACGGGCCGCAACACCACGATCATCCGGTCCAACTACCTGCAAGACCCCTCCGCCGCGATCTATGAAAAGGCGCGCTCGCTTTACGAGACGATGAGCCAGGATCTGAACTATAACGTCATGTTCAGCCCGCGCGGCGTGATCATGCTGGCGCAGACCCATCACGAGGTGCGCGGCTATCAGCGCACGGCCCATGCCAACGCGCTGCAGGGGGTGCAGACCGAATTCATCGGGCCCGAAAAGGTCAAGGAACTGGTGCCGATCATCAATATCGACGGGCCACGTTACCCGGTTCTGGGCGGGCTCTGGCAGCGCCGTGGCGGCACGGCACGCCATGACGCGGTGGCCTGGGGCTATGCGCGGGCCTGTTCCGATATGGGCATGGACGTGATCCAGAAATGCGAGGTCACCGGCATCCGTCAGGAAAACGGCAAGGTGACGGGCGTGTCGACCAACCGTGGCGATATCGACTGTGACAAGCTGGGCATGGTGGTCGCTGGCCATTCTGGTCATCTGGCTGATATGGCGGGCTTCCGTCTCCCGATCGAATCCGTCGCCCTGCAAGCGCTGGTGTCAGAGCCGATCAAACCCTGCATGGATGTCGTGGTCATGGCCAATACGGTGCATGGCTACATGAGCCAGTCCGACAAGGGCGAGATGGTGATCGGCGGCGGGACGGATGGCTATAACAACTACACCCAACGCGGCTCTTTCCATCATATCGAGGAAACGGTCCGCGCCCTGGTCGAGACCTTTCCGATGGTGTCCCGTCTCAAGATGTTGCGCCAATGGGGCGGCATTGTGGATGTGACGGGGGACCGCTCTCCGATCCTGTCCAAAACGCCGGTCGAGGGCGTGTTCGTAAACTGTGGCTGGGGCACCGGCGGGTTCAAGGCGATCCCCGGCTCGGGCTGGGCCATGGCCGAACTGATGGCCAAGGGACGGTCGCCGCTGACGGATGCCTTCGGCCTGAACCGGTTCCAGGAAGGGCGGTTCATCGACGAATCCGTAGCCGCCGGGGTGGCGCATTGA